The following are encoded together in the Bubalus bubalis isolate 160015118507 breed Murrah chromosome 14, NDDB_SH_1, whole genome shotgun sequence genome:
- the THNSL1 gene encoding threonine synthase-like 1, with product MLHFKRCQLLKQIAQKCLSRIHVKTDKHPQLFLSRTFALTELRKSWHSIYSLVGDKNIILMGPPGAGKTTVGRIIGQKLGCCVIDVDDDILEKTWNMSVSEKLQDVGNEQFLEEEGKAVLNFSASGSVISLTGSNPMHDASMWHLKKNGIIVYLDVPLLDIVSRLKLMKTDRIVGQNSGTSMKDLLKFRRQYYKKWYDTRVFCESGASPEEVANKVLSAVKRYQDVDSETFISTRHIWPKDCEQKIPAKFFSEAVIEGLASDGGLFVPEKEFPKLNCGEWKSLVGATYIERAQILLEKCIHPADIPAAKLGEMIETAYGENFACSKIAPVRHLSGNQFILELFHGPTGSFKDLSLQLMPHLFAHCIPPSCNFMILVATSGDTGSAVLNGFSRLNKNDKQRIAVATFFPEDGVSDFQKAQIIGSQNENGWALGVKSDFDFCQTSIKRIFQDSDFTGFLAVEYGTVLSSANSINWGRLLPQVVYHASAYLDLVSQGFISFGSPVDVCIPTGNFGNILAAVYAKTMGVPIRKFICASNQNHVLTDFIKTGHYDIRERKLARTFSPAIDILKSSNLERHLHLMANKDGQLMRRLFNQLEEEHHFQIEKILVEKLQQDFVADWCSEGECLAAIHSTYNTSGYILDPHTAIAKVVADRMQDKTCPVIVSSTAHYSKFAPAIMQALKIREINQTSSSQVYLLSSYNALPPPHEALLERTKQPEKMEHQVCAADVNVLKNYVEKLAQNQFI from the coding sequence atGCTCCACTTTAAGCGATGTCAGCTTCTGAAACAGATAGCTCAGAAATGCTTGTCTCGCATCCATGTGAAAACAGATAAACATCCACAGCTATTTCTTTCAAGAACCTTTGCGCTTACAGAATTAAGGAAATCATGGCATTCCATCTATTCTCTTGTTGGAGACAAAAATATTATCCTGATGGGAcctcctggtgctgggaaaacaacAGTAGGCAGGATAATAGGCCAGAAACTGGGTTGTTGTGTCATCGATGTGGATGATGATATCCTTGAAAAAACCTGGAATATGAGTGTGTCTGAAAAATTGCAGGATGTTGGTAATGAGCAATTtttagaagaggaaggaaaagccGTGTTAAACTTCTCTGCATCTGGAAGTGTGATTTCCCTTACTGGGTCCAACCCAATGCATGATGCTAGCATGTGGCATCTAAAGAAAAACGGGATAATTGTTTATCTGGATGTACCTCTACTAGATATAGTCAGTCGtctaaaattaatgaaaacagaTAGGATTGTAGGTCAGAATTCTGGAACCTCTATGAAGGACTTACTTAAGTTTAGAAGACAGTACTATAAGAAGTGGTACGATACTCGTGTTTTTTGTGAAAGTGGGGCTTCCCCGGAGGAGGTAGCCAACAAAGTGCTGAGTGCAGTTAAAAGATACCAAGATGTGGATTCAGAAACATTCATTTCCACAAGACACATTTGGCCTAAAGACTGTGAACAGAAAATTCCAGCGAAATTCTTTAGTGAAGCTGTGATTGAGGGGTTAGCTTCTGACGGTGGACTTTTTGTTCCTGAGAAGGAGTTTCCAAAGTTAAACTGTGGGGagtggaaaagcctggtaggaGCAACATACATAGAAAGAGCACAGATACTTCTGGAAAAATGTATACATCCTGCTGACATACCTGCTGCCAAGCTGGGAGAAATGATTGAAACTGCTTATGGGGAAAACTTTGCCTGCTCAAAAATCGCCCCTGTCAGGCACCTGTCAGGCAACCAGTTCATCCTGGAGTTGTTTCATGGACCAACAGGATCATTTAAAGATCTGTCTTTACAGCTCATGCCCCATCTTTTTGCACACTGTATTCCACCAAGTTGCAATTTTATGATACTTGTAGCCACCTCAGGAGACACCGGAAGTGCAGTCTTAAATGGCTTTAGTCGTCTTAATAAGAATGACAAGCAGAGAATAGCCGTGGCCACATTTTTTCCTGAAGACGGAGTCAGTGATTTTCAAAAAGCACAAATAATTGGCAGTCAGAATGAAAATGGATGGGCGCTAGGTGTCAAGTCAGATTTTGATTTCTGCCAGACAtctataaaaagaatttttcaagATTCTGATTTTACTGGCTTTCTTGCTGTGGAATATGGAACTGTCTTAAGTTCAGCTAATTCCATAAACTGGGGCCGACTGCTTCCCCAAGTAGTTTATCATGCTTCTGCATACCTTGATCTTGTTAGCCAaggatttatttcttttggaagcCCAGTTGATGTGTGTATTCCCACAGGAAACTTTGGTAACATTTTAGCAGCAGTGTATGCCAAAACCATGGGAGTCCCTATTCGAAAATTTATCTGTGCTTCTAATCAGAACCATGTTTTGACTGATTTTATAAAAACAGGACATTATGATATAAGGGAAAGAAAACTAGCACGGACCTTTTCACCAGCAATTGATATCCTCAAATCTTCAAACCTGGAACGACATTTACACCTGATGGCTAATAAAGATGGACAGTTAATGAGAAGACTGTTTAATCAGTTAGAAGAGGAGCATCACTTCCAGATAGAGAAGATCCTAGTTGAGAAACTTCAGCAGGATTTCGTGGCCGACTGGTGCTCCGAGGGAGAGTGCCTGGCAGCTATTCACTCTACCTACAACACTTCGGGGTACATTCTGGACCCACACACTGCAATTGCTAAAGTAGTTGCAGACAGAATGCAAGACAAAACTTGCCCAGTGATTGTATCCTCTACAGCTCATTACTCCAAGTTTGCACCTGCTATCATGCAGGCTTTAAAGATCAGAGAAATCAATCAGACTTCATCAAGTCAGGTTTACTTACTAAGTTCATACAATGCCTTACCTCCACCACATGAGGCTTTATTAGAGAGAACAAAACAGCCAGAGAAGATGGAGCACCAGGTCTGTGCAGCTGATGTGAATGTCCTGAAGAATTATGTGGAAAAACTTGCACAAAATCAATTCATATGA